Within the Brassica rapa cultivar Chiifu-401-42 unplaced genomic scaffold, CAAS_Brap_v3.01 Scaffold0011, whole genome shotgun sequence genome, the region CCTTATCGAACTGCCATGGCCGTCCTAGAAGTATGTGGCCGGCTTTCATAGGCACAACGTCACACTTGACCTGATCATGGTATTTACCAATACTGAAAGACACAACCACTTGCTCGGCTATCCGGAggctcagtctcatcattgagccacttgagcCGATATGGCCGCGGATGGGGGCGTCTTGGCCAAACCTAccttatcaacaagatacttgctggccacgttagtacaagaaCCACAATCTATGATCAAGCTACATACCTTTTGTTCCACGCTACATCTTGTATGAAAGATGTTTTCTCTTTGAACGGTTTCAGGATCGAAGAGAGCACTGAGAGATCGTCTGGTAACCAGTAGATCTCCGGTCTCAGCATAATCGACTACCTCTTCATCAGAAACCATGGTCTCAACTTCGGCCTCgtcttgggattcatactcaCCATCAGCCTTGAGGATCATTACACGCTTGTTGGGGCAATCTCTGGCATAGTGTCCCTTTCCCTGACATTTAAAACAAGTAATGTCACGGGTACGTTGATTTTGACCTTGGGTCTTACCTTGGTCGGATGTGCCAGACTTGGACGGTTCGGTCTGATTTTTCTTGAACCGGTTCTCCACATCCACGGACTTGCCCTTGTCCACTCCTTTGGAAGCCGGTTGCGTCCATGTTCCTTTGCCTCTGGCTGTGGACGCGTTCTTCCGTTTGATGTGTTGTTTGGCCTGGACGGCAAAGTGAAGCAGGTCGTGGAAGGTCTCATACTGCTGGCGCTCGACCTTtcgggcaatgcggtcttgtAACCCATCCATGAACTGAGCCATCAGGGTCTCTTGCGTCTCGCGTGTCTTGAGCTTGTTCCTGAGGGACTCAAACTCCTCATAGTACTCTTCTACAGTCCGCGTTCCCTGAGACAATTTACGAAAACGTTTCTGTAAGTCTCGTTGATAATAAGCAGGAACATACCTTGTGCGAAGCTTGGATCGCATCTCTTCCCAAGTCTCAACTCTATAGACTCGGCTGGTCTCGGACACTTCTCTGTCCCACCAAGATAGAGCGTTCTCGGTCAGTTGGGCCGCGGCTAAGGCTATCTTCCTGGCCTCAGAGTAATTGTAGTACTCGAAGATGTATTCCATGCGCCTTTCCCATTCAACGTAGGCGCCCGGGTTGACCTTTCCAGCAAAGGTTGGTGGGTTAAGCTTGAGGTCCTTTCCTCCTTGCCAAGGGATTTCATCCTCTCGGCGTCTCCTCCTGATCGGACTCCCATCTCCTTGGATCCGATGCTCTCGTCGGCCTTCTCGTCCGGCGTGGGCGGGTCGAGGCTCTTCTCGATCAGGTGGTTCAGAATCTGAACTGTCCTCATCAGAGAACAACCGTGGATCTTCCAAGTAAGGATGGTTCCTTCTCCTAGGAAGCGGATCATTGGGACGGTTGCGTTGTTCCAGTCAAGCCAGCTGCTCGGTCACGGCATTCATAGTGGCCGTAAGTTGGGCTTGGCCGGCCATTAGCTGTGCGTTGATGTCAGCCTGGGTTGGAACAGCATTAGCATTGACATCTCCCATGTCTCTCCTGTgtacaagaaagaaaagagatcaAGTGCAAAAGGGAAATAGAAGATATAAGAAGAGAACAATCAAATAAATAGATGCAAATgacttgtttattttttttttaaaatatgaaagatGAATTTCGAAAAgtttaaaaaaaggaaagttgatatattttttttgtttgttaaagaaaatatgaaattagaatctaaatttttaattggAAACtggaaatctttttttttttttttaactttgaaaagaaaaaatcaaatcaatcaagaaaacaaaagaggaAAGTATAAATGCAAATGCAAATCaaatttcgaatttgaatcagatggaatatatatttttttttaaattaaaaaggaTTGGTAATCAAAACTAAATGCAACTAATCAATCTAGCTAACTTGGTCAAGTAAGAATCAAATTTATTGCAAATTGGTCAATCGACCTCCCAATAAGGAAAGCTGGTCGATCAATCTCACAAACAGGTTGACTATCTTACTGATGCACGAAAATGATCTAGAAAAACTCTAGGATAAACAAccaagaacagcaagaacagcaagaacaatttttttttaaaatgcaacTAGTTGATGAACAGAAAACCGGCAGACAAGATGTCTTAAGGAGAAGATGTAACCGATTTTTCAGGAGACttaggctctgataccaaatgttacAGGCTGGGATTCAGACTGCTAAAATGGACGATCAGAGGTTCAAGAaccggactggacaggacggacgcaCAGACGGCTAGGGCGCGGCTTGGTCGGACGCGAGAGATggagatggccgatctggttcctgaaacaaatgagaaatatttttatgagttttatgaatcaaaaatgATGAACAGGAAGAATACTAAATGAAAAATGAAGAACAGAAAGTAAATATGacttttatgggtttttatatcAATGGATGATCTATAACTATATGATGctgaaatgaaacaaaaacaaaagaaggataGGGATGGAGGATGGATTCAGGTTGCTGGACTGaaatctctctcaacaagaacaggggATGGAGATGGCGTGAAGGTGGAATCAGGCTTGCTGGACTGAAGTCTCTCTCAAGGCCGGATTGATGGATGGAATGGaatgaagaatcgccacaagttTGGTGATGAAAACTTGATAAGATTCAAGGCTCTTTCTAGGTTGGCTTCTCATGCAAACTAGAGAGAAAAGTAAGGGTTTTGCTAGGGCAAACTATCTCATATATTTCATAagctaaaaaaaatacaaggcTGCTTATAGTGGGGATTAAATACCCTGCAGCTATGCCCTTCTAGGGGACTTGAAGCAAAAACAACATGGACTCTCTTGGACAAGCTAAAATCGACAAGGCCTAAACAAAGTGGGCCGACTCTACTAGGACAAGCTAAAACAAAGGTTAAACAAAGGCCTTGAATTATTGGACTCAAGAAAATAAAGACTTAAACAATTTGCCCATGAGTTTTtgaattgaaattaaaaagaaccaACACAAACCAGAAACATAAACCGGTTAGAAATCATAATTGAAATCTTACCTGCTTACCTTAAATGGATTGGGTGGATTACTCAGAACCGGCTGAGCTTGGGGAGGTGTCTGAACCGAGATCACATGTAGAGATGGTTAGCCGGTTTGGTTCTGGCCGAGTGATCTGAATTGGAGGGAACTGGCTTTGTCTTGAACCTCTATTGGACCGGCtggatcttgaatcttcaattGGACCATCTCTTCAATCAGCAGCTCttcatcttgatcaaggatttGTTGGACAGCTTTAGAGAATCCAAGTCTTATGGCCTTGGCTCCACTCCGGGTAGTTGGACCACTAGTAACTATGGGAAACTCTACTTGGATAGCCGCATCagagcgtgctgagtccaaggaccaacatgctgatatgtgtactgatggacagccactgatgtcatatgtgtgctgacggacagccacggatgtcctgtgtgtgctggcggacacccacggacgtcatgtgtgtactgaacagacagcccacgtgggccaaattcacccaaacagtccacgggaagggccagcgtgctgagtccaaggaccagcgtgctgatatgtgtactggtggacagccacagacgtcatgtgtgtgctgcggacacacacggacacacacagacagccacggacgtcttgtgtgttctgacagacagccacagacgtcctgtgtgtcctggcggacacccagagacgtcctgtgtgtactgaacagacagcccttgtgggccaaaatcacccgaacagtccacgggaacggtcagcgtgctgagaccaaggaccaacgtgctgatatgtgtactgatggacagccactgacgttctatgtgtgctgacggacagccatggacgtcctgtgtgtgctgacggacacacacggacacacatggacacacacggacagccacggacgtcctgtgtgtgctgacagacagccacggatgtcctttgtgtgctggccgacacccgcggacatcctgtgtgtactgaacagacagcccaggtgggccaaaatcacccaaacagtccaagggaagggtcagcgtgctgaggccaaggaccaacgtgctgatatgtgtactgatggacagccacggacgtcctgtctgtgctgacggacacacatggactgccacagacgtcctgtgtgtgctgacggacacacactgatgtcctgtgtgtgctgacggacacccacagacgtcctgtgtgtactgaacagacagcccacgtgggccaaaatcacccaaacagtctacgggaagggccagcgtgttgagtccaaggaccagcgtgctgatatgtgtactgatggacagccacggacgtcctgtgtgtgctgacggacacccacagacgtcctgtgtgtactgaacagacagcctacgtgggccaaaatcacccgaacagtccacgggaagggccagcgtgctcagtccaaggaccagcgtgctgatatgtgtactgatggacagccacatacctcctgtgtgtgctgacggacacacacggacacacatggacacacacagacagccagagatgtcatgtgtgtgctgatggacagccacatacagccacggacatcctgtgtgtgctggcggacacccacagacatcctgtgtgtactgcatAGACACCCCACATGaaccaaaatcatccaaacagtccacgggaagggccagcgtgctgagtccaaggaccaacgtgctgatatgtgtactgatgaacagccactgacgtcctatgtgtgctgacggacagccacgaacgtcttgtgtgtgctggcggacacccacggacgtcatgtgtgtactgaacagacagcccacgtgggccaaattcacccaaacagtccacgggaaggggcagcgtgctgagtccaaggaccagcgtgctgatatgtgtactggtggacagccacagacgtcatgtgtgtgctgcggacacacacggacacacatagacagccacggacatcttgtgtgtgctgacggacagccacggacgtcctgtgtgtcctggcggacacccacagacgtcctgtgtgtactgaacagacagcccacgtgggctaaaatcacccgaacagtccacgggaacggtcagcgtgctgagtccaaggaccaacgtgctgatatatgtactgatggacagccactgacgtcctatgtgtgctgacggacagccacggacatcctgtgtgtgctgacggacacacacaaacagccgcagacgtcctgtgtgtgctgacagacagccacggatgtcctgtgtgtgctggcggacacccgcagacatcctgtgtgtactgaacagacagcccacgtgggccaaaatcacccaaggaccaacttgctgatatgtgtactgatggacagcctcggtgtcctgtgtgtgctgacggacacacacggactgccacaaatgttctgtgtgtgctgacggacacacacggatgtcctgtgtgtgctgacggacacccacatacgtcctgtgtgtcacgcccccaatcctgaataggattgtcgggacagccatggttcgaggaaacatgcaagccagtcttaggacatcaaggcaagcgttccatggtcgagaaataaggttaaggacataagggaacttagacttaaccttatacaagctaagagacagctaggacgagtaagacggtagctggacgaagtggacgagtagctcggacagctcaatgaagctaggttcagttcacaccagctcagtccctactaagtcagctccactagctggactactagctcactcagctgaggcagctgagagtcagctcatctcagctagacggactgtccgggctttaggcagATGGTttgggtccgggtcagtggcgggctgtgaggtccggccatgaggccatgggctgttgggtctttggacaaggccgtgggctaagtccaggaggcctggggcgtggtttgggcttgtgaccgaccccaaaccccatCAGAAAGGGCaaaaggatgcaagtggccgaaaggggacaacccttggccgatggtgcccattcgctagcaagtcgtgcctgttcatggggcaagacttaccccctcgttttctataaatatggaggctctctggtcgatttcattatctaattccagagtaaaaatgctcagagaaaaacgtagagagaaagaaagagaaaaagagagagtttcggccaagagaaaggccgattgtggtggtgttgtgttccggcgactctgatcgtttgagaactaactccggtgaagaatgggagatcatgacaaggagaagagcatggagaacccagacgtggttcacaaggtatgtgatgggccgtggctccattagaccgaacggacggtccatgcgaccgcaccgcggctctgctcggttcctaagtcccatccggctctccttatctgtttcaattcgtttctcttctcttctctctggttaaacacgaaaggttgtgttggttgagtccaagggacacgtccctaggctttggccgaacataaccaaaccgctagcctagataTGGGTCGGTTAGttggatgatccgatcgcaccaagactgggcggttgggaatgacccaaagggcacgagttgtcaagagtcatgagtgtccaagaggcacgaatggccaaagggtgcatgttccaaatggtgtctttcgggacaggttaggaccgatccttatggatcagcctatgacttgtctagttaagacaaggtcacggtttgtctaagccaagatagagtcgcaaggtctgaccggttgctaagccttccggattaggcttgacgcttactcggccgattggatccaggcctaaggccggatcaggtaaggatgtccgttgggccattgagccggacttcattggccggtcgcacttagattctatccggttagacggattagtctttggggacgatccggatctgttagtgtgttctgtttatctgttctggactatctatctgattctaagtcaaggggtggttggttgaatgacttaggatacggtaggtaggttcatacgttttatgattatgttgactgaggtttatctaagttctaggaaccaagccaagcattgtggaatcaatccgttctattctcggttatgattaatgcttaactggttgtggtttcaggaactaaggatggttctggtcaagccaaggagccgtggaggctcggtcagtgagaggctgtgtaacgtgtggttagatgatgctagggatgaactagtgattgtctatgagactattaagaagttgtgtattgaatctcatgtttctaagtaatacaaagtttatacattgttattccgctgtgcaaatctgttcctttgtttatgaacctcatattcgaatatgacttagtaaataaaagaattgaaatggatcaaacaagcaaagaaattaataaggaAGTCTGGggactccataaggtcgagaggccacggttcgggtcttacactgtgtgtactgaacagacagcccacgtgggccaaaatcacccgaacagtccacgggaagggccagcgtgctgagtccaaggaccagcgtgctgatatgtgtactgatggacagccacggatgtcctgtgtgtgctgacggacaaacatggacacacacggacagccacagacgtcttgtgtgtgctggccgacacccacggacgtcctgtatgtactgaacagacagcccacgtgggccaaaatcacccaaacagtccatgggaagggccagtgtgctgaatccaaggaccagcatgctgatatgtgtactgatggacagccatagacgtcctttgtgtgctgacggacacacacggacacactaGGAAACatatggacatcctgtgtgtgctgacggacacacacggacgttctgtctgtgctgatggacagctacggacatcatgtgtgtcctggcggacacccacggacacacacagacacacatggacagccacgaacgtcctgtgtgtgctgactgacagaCAAGAACATCCATgaacagcaacggacgtcctgtgtgtactggcggacacctacggacgtcctgtgtgtactgaacagacagcccacatgggccaaaatcacacaaacagtcctcgggaagggccagcgtgctgagtccaaggaccaacgtgctgatatgtgtactgatgaacaggcACTGACGTcttgtttgtgctgacggacacacacggacacacacggacagccacggacgtcctgtgtgtgctggcggacacccacggacgtcctgtgtgtactgaacagacagcccacgtgggccaaattcacccaaacagtccacaggaagggccagcgtgctgagtccaaggaccagcatgctgatatgtgtactggtggacagccacggacgtcatgtgtgtgctgctaacacacacggacacacacagacagccacgaacgtcttgtgtgtgctgacggacagccacggacgtcctgtgtgtcctggcggacacccacagacgtcctgtgtacactgaacagacagcccacgttggccaaaatcacccgaacagtccacgggaacggtcagcgtgctgagtccaaggaccaacgtgctgatatgtgtactgatggacagcaactgacgtcctatgtgtgctgacggacagccacggacgtcctgtatgtgctgacggacacacacgaacaaacatggacacacacggacagccacggacgtcctgtgtgtgctgacagacagccacggatgtcctgtgtgtgctggcggacacccgcggacatcctgtgtgtactgaacagagagcccacgtgggccaaaattacccaaacagtccacgggaagggtcagcgtgctgaggccaaggaccgacgtgctgatatgtgtactgatggacagccacggacgtcctgtgtgtgctgacggacacacacagacacacacagacagccacagacgttctatgtgtgctgacggacacacacggatgtcctgtgtgtgctgacggacacccacagacgtcctgtgtgtactgaacagacagcccacgtgggccaaaatcacccgaacagtccacgggaagggccagcatgcttactccaaggaccagcgtgctgaattgtgtactgacggacagccacggacgtcctgtgtgtgctgacggacaaacacggacacacacggaaaatatggacatcctgtgtgtgctgacggacacacacagacgttttgtctgtgctgatggacagctacggacatcatgtgtgtcctggcggacaaccatggacacacacggacacacatggacagccacagacgtcctgtgtgtgctgacggacacccacgaacagccacgaacagccacggacgtcctgtgtgtactggcggacatctactgacgtcctgtgtgtactgaacagacagcccacgtgggccaaaatcacacaaacagtccacgggaagggccagcgtgctgggtccaaggaccaacgtgctgatatgtgtactgatggacaggcactgACGTcttgtttgtgctgacggacacagacggacacacacggacagccacagacgtcctgtgtgtgctggcggacacccacggacgtcctgtgtgtactgaacagacagcccacatgggcccaaatcacccgaacagtccatgggaagggtcagcatgctgagtccaaggactaacgtgcttatatgtgtactgatggacagccacagacgtcatgtgtgtgcagacggacacacacggacacacacaaggacagccatggatgtcctgtgtgtgctaacggaaaACCACAgacgttctatgtgtgctggcggacacccacgtacgtcctgtgtgtactgaacagatagcccacgtgggcaaaaatcacccaaaaagtccatgggaagggccagcgtgctgagtccaaggaccagcgtgctgatatgtgtactgatggacagccacagacgtcatgtgtgtgctgacggacatacacggacagcaatagacgtcctgtgtgtgctgacggacagccacggactgccacagacgtcttgtgtgtgctggcggacacccacggacatcctgtgtgtactgaacagacagcccacgtgggccaaattcaccaaagcagtccacgggaagggccagcgtgctgagtccaaggaccaacgtgttgatatgtgtactgatggacagccactgacgtcctatgtgtgctgacggacagccacggacgtcctgtgtgtgctgacggacacacacggacacaaatggacagacacggacagccacggacagccacggacgtcctgtgtgtgctggcagacacacgtggacatcctgtgtatactgaacagacagcccacgtgggccaaaatcacccaaacagttcacaggaagggccagcgtgctgagtccaaggaccaacgtgctgatatgtgtactgatggacatccactGACATCctatatgtgctgacggacagccacggacagccacgaatgtcctatgtgtgctggcggacacccacggacgtcctgtgtgtactgaacagacagcccacgtgggccaaaatcacccaaacagtccacgggaagggatagcgt harbors:
- the LOC117129534 gene encoding uncharacterized protein LOC117129534, with translation MVQLKIQDPAGPIEVQDKARTRSAISISRVRPSRALAVCASVLSSPVLEPLIVHFSSLNPSLRDMGDVNANAVPTQADINAQLMAGQAQLTATMNAVTDSDSEPPDREEPRPAHAGREGRREHRIQGDGSPIRRRRREDEIPWQGGKDLKLNPPTFAGKVNPGAYVEWERRMEYIFEYYNYSEARKIALAAAQLTENALSWWDREVSETSRVYRVETWEEMRSKLRTRYVPAYYQRDLQKRFRKLSQGTRTVEEYYEEFESLRNKLKTRETQETLMAQFMDGLQDRIARKVERQQYETFHDLLHFAVQAKQHIKRKNASTARGKGTWTQPASKGVDKGKSVDVENRFKKNQTEPSKSGTSDQGKTQGQNQRTRDITCFKCQGKGHYARDCPNKRVMILKADGEYESQDEAEVETMVSDEEVVDYAETGDLLVTRRSLSALFDPETVQRENIFHTRCSVEQKVKCDVVPMKAGHILLGRPWQFDKETIHHGRTNVYSFSHNNKKHSLVPLSPQEVYEMQQAMDHASKVLLMVFRESCFAEIEATELPAEVQGLMEQYKDVFPDEIPAGLPPIGGIEHQIDFVPGAPLPNRAAYRVNPEEAKELERQVQDLMDKGYIRESLIPCAVPVLLVPKKDGTWRMWVDCRAINNITIKYRYPIPRLDDMLDELSGSVVFSKIYLRSGYHQVRMKEGDEWKTAFKTRKVYTNGWSCRLALTNAPSSFMRLMNQVLRPFIGKFVVVYFDDILIYSRCLDDHLRHLEQVIKVLSSQGLKVDEEKIKAIQDWPTPTTIGHVHSFHGLASFYWRFVKELSTIAAALTSVIKKNVSFIWGPAQEES